In the Channa argus isolate prfri chromosome 6, Channa argus male v1.0, whole genome shotgun sequence genome, CAATTGTTGTCCTCTTTAGTTGGCCACAGAGCATGACTTGGCAGTACTGACTACCCTTTTATAAAATTCCCCCCCCTGAAGTTGTAAATTATGATGATAGACATTTTATAATTACGccataaaacacagcagtaagAATAGATATACAAAGTTGCATACACACAGCAGTTTTTTAGGGCCAAGCCTGGGTAAAAGACACATTGGGAGCACATTAAATAGATGGAAGTTGCATGTAAAGAACTTTATTGTATAAAACTATTTAACGCTACTGAAATACTAGGACACACTCAGGGGTAATTAATCACAgcggagacaaaaataaagcagaatgaGCACCATAATCCACTAACTAGTGCAATAATATCAATGTAGtgccaaacaaaaatgtaatccaGAGGGTTTATATCtagaatttaaaatacaatgccACATCTGATGATGAATTTCACTGGGCCTGGGAAGGCATTTTGTAAACACTAACTTATTCCTCTGGTTGACCACAATGTTTTTTGAAAGCTGTTAAAGAGTTTAGACTGGTGGAACAAAACCCTTCACAACTATACAGTCACATACAGAAGAATCAAGCTCATGtggaccaaaaaataaatatcaatatcTAAAGCAGATATAGTTGTTTTTTGGAACTGCTGCTCCTAGAGCACACAgattgcaaacaaacaaagcatcaTTCAAAGAGTTTTCCATGCCAGTGTCCAGCCATGTTTGTAAAACCATGAGTTTCTTTTCTACTGGGCAAAAACTAAGAGTacgtaattatttaaaaaaaaaatgtgacagaacaAAGTAGACCGTAAGACCCTGGACTAAATGTGTCAAACTTTGTTAAATTGGCAAATAACGACAGCTTCATGTGTCCCACTAGTGGGAGACACTGTCAACAACATCTACCAGAGagttcatttctttatttatttttctccctttttttaatgtgaggTTTTTTTCCTTAGGCCTTTGTTTGTGGTGATTTTTTCAGGACGTTATTAATCCATTTAGATAGAAATTATTTgttaagtaaataaatgaattaaaacaaacaacacatacacacagaaaaccgTTTTAAGCTGTTTTAGGACTTGTATTTGAGAAGACTTTTGTACAAAACAATGTGTCATTAACAAATGTAACCAAGAAATCCATGTGGAATGCCTTTTAGCATCATTCAGTCACATTTGGAGCTTAATGATTTTAAGAAATCTCAATACCACAGTTTTACATATCAGTGctctacaaataaagaaaaaaaatttacatcTTGGTACAAAACATAATAGCCTGTAAACCCATTTTGAATAGTCAACTCATCTATAGGAAAGGTGGGACCTTGAAACTGTCATCACATCTGATAATATAACTACAATTTAAACTGAAGGTCCTGTATAAATGACTCATTCTAGATCAGCATTTTGCATCATTTAAACTTGAGCTTTAAATGATCCCTGGCTTACATGAAGCACCCAGCTCCTAAAGGCAATCTGCCACAAGGCAGAACAAAGCACCGCGAGCTGGTTGcagcttctctgtgtgtctgcagaaaaacaagtggTAAATAATGAATCTGGTGGGCCAGCAGGTGTAATGATTTTCAAAGACTCACCAGCTACTCTTGAGAcagcttttaaaagaaatagtATGGCAGTAGTAGGCCCTCAAACATCATCTGTAGTAATTACCTATCCTAAATTCTGCTGATCATTCcgcctagtttttttttttgctcattttcaattatttcttAGTAAGCACTAAACACTGCAACACATTACAAAGAATATTAAATTAACTTGTAATCTACTTTCAACTACATTCACATTCTTGTATTTACAGCCATTGACAGACAACATTTCTTTGCAATGCTCAGCCAAGGGGGATATATCAGGGTGAGACATTACTTatgtatttaaaactaaaactgagaaCACCATACTGCTTTTAAaacataagtaaaagtaaaccCTCAGCTAAGCCAGGGTTACTTGACCTGTCAAGGGTATGTGTTGTCAGCAGAACTTGGCAAGTCCTGTTGGACCCTTTTGTGGAAATTAGAGTGCCTCTGTTGTTGAATTATCCAGTGGAAGCAGGGTCCAGTCTTTAGCATTAACTGATCACAACTTCTGGATCACAACCTGGAACTTACCTGGCAAACAGAATGAAACAGAAGTGAACCATATCCTTTGTGAGGTTTATCCTAAATATAGAAATTACTGAGCACATTACTCAAGTATTGAATTTATGAACGTAATCTAACTTGTCCTGACCACGCACGTGTGAAACATGCTGCTAAGGATGACCACTGAGGATGTTAAGCCACCTGACTCTTTCCAACAATAAAGAGaatcattaatttgttttatggtGGCACTTACATGATGGCATGACTGAGACCTCAGCTGTGACCACACTGTCCAGACCCAGGTTACACAGAGCTCCTCTCACTATGCCGCATGAAAAAGCAAggtactgaaaaaaaaagaaacacaaacagaaattacCTTCAACAGTATGTACATCATACATACtgacatacaaatacataacTGCCTACCTCAAGTTAATCTCTATGAGACAGCAAAAGTAATGTTCCTGCATATGTGGGTTTATAAAGAGACTGACCTTGGGAGCCTGATTCAGGTACTGTTTTCCACTGGAAAGCTGAGTCAGCAGAACAAACTTATTATCCTGCAGAACATAGGTGCCCTGTGGTAGGATATAGCTATAGTAAGAATTGTCCTGTGGTTGAAAAGATGTTCATACTGTTTTGTTGCGCATACTGTATAAGGCCAGAAATTTCAGAATCTACAGAGAACAGTATGTGTATTTCACTGTACTCTTGGCCCACAGTCCAATTGTTACAATAAATATAACACTTATTTTACCTGATGGTTGGTTCTGAGATTGTCAACCTGCCTCCTAAACACCTTTGTCCAGAAGTCTTTACAGATAAACTTCATTATATCCAACTCATCCTTGAAGCTGGGAGAGTCCCTCGTCAACCTAGACAGAACATCAACTTAGATATTTGTACACACAGTGTTACACATGcattatgtgtcttttttatcTACCTTTCAATGAGTCCTTGTCCCACTCTGAAGCCCATGCCTTCCAGAATAGAAACACTGACAGCTCTGTCctgaaaatacaacatttttgtACTAGGCAAGAACAAACGTTGGTGTCACCACAAAATATCCATGTCGATACTACAACAGAGTTGTTTATTAAAGCCCGAAAGTGAGACATAAGGCCGGAGTGATTATCACGTTGTGGGCTTATGGCAACTACAAAGCTGTACTGATGCTAAATTGACTTGCAAGAGTTGGTGTGCATACAACAATCAGCCAAATCATTAACAATATGATCAAGAATACGCGGAAGAActacaaaatgagaaaaggtGAACAATCCCTTTCCCACGGAGTAGAAAATAACAATAGCAAtagcaatattttaaaaaacgtATTAACACAGTTTTAGGTTAAATAATAGACTCAATACAGGATAATGATCGGCCATTACATTGATTGTTTTAATGCTGAGGAGTTCTGCATGAGCACCCGGACCGGTCTGCATAGCAAGCTGTGTTGtgacacctgttgatcatgGCCAGTATTACAATTActcccatgctgacccctgtccaccacaatgCTGTAGCTGATCGGTGGGTAAGTGAAATAAATATCGGTTCCTAAATAACCTTAATGTGTGAGTTTATTGAGTTCTGCCTACACTCCACAAACCTTGCTGTCCATTTCTCCTTTACCGGATTGCTGCTCCTTATAAACATGTGACACAATCTCCATATGAAGAAATTCAAACAGGGTCTCGTCGGCCATTCCTGacgaacacacaaacataagtGTTGAGTATAACCccaaaatcaaaccaaaccaaacataGTTAGCTGTGctttaaatgacagaaacacattAGCAGCGTTACATGTAAATACCGTTTGCTGTAGTTTAGCGTTAGCTTGATAACGTTAATTAGCGTCCGACAGCTACTGTTTTTATGCTAGCAACACAGGCCGTGATATCTTCCTCTATCTTGGCAAATGGGAGAGAATGGGGACCGAGCAATGCGTGTATGCAGGATATAACTAAGTTAAACTAAATAAAGCAAGTGACTCTACTGTAAATTTACTGTACCTGTCAAATATTTAGGCTAATGTTACAAGCTCGCGTCATTGGTTGCGCTCGATATTGACGCCAGGGTACACCTCAAGTTAGCGGAAGTACCT is a window encoding:
- the trappc6bl gene encoding trafficking protein particle complex subunit 6B, like, which codes for MADETLFEFLHMEIVSHVYKEQQSGKGEMDSKDRAVSVSILEGMGFRVGQGLIERLTRDSPSFKDELDIMKFICKDFWTKVFRRQVDNLRTNHQGTYVLQDNKFVLLTQLSSGKQYLNQAPKYLAFSCGIVRGALCNLGLDSVVTAEVSVMPSCKFQVVIQKL